The Verrucomicrobium spinosum DSM 4136 = JCM 18804 genome includes a region encoding these proteins:
- a CDS encoding DUF1501 domain-containing protein encodes MTSSPRSLNRRQMLARTALGMGGMAFADLLAEETGSVRPLGAVRSGSPGLPHFAPRAKRVICLFMSGGMTHLETFDHKPLLNERVGQELPDSFKKGRSVLLGMSGNQAKFPLVGSWIPFQQHGKSGAWLSDAFPHLAKMADDMCFIKSMHSDAVNHDPAMTFMSTGAQLPGRPSMGAWLSYGLGSLNDNLPSFVVLITKGAVDQPLSTRLWDSGFLPTQNQGVQLRAAKDPVLFLSNPAGITEANNRRAIRALQELQAQSDAPEAALQARLEQYEMAFRMQTSVPEVTDLSQETDAVKGLYGPEVSTPGTFAANCLLARRLAQRGVRYIQLYQPGWDMHGNILRDFKGLSSRVDQPAAGLLQDLKNQGMLDDTLVVFTSEFGRTCYSQGRLRGTGSQMEYGREHHRDCFSSWLAGGGVKPGVSYGETDELGFGVVKDPVHVHDLHATMLHLLGIDHERFTFRFQGRDFRLTDVAGKVVTPILA; translated from the coding sequence ATGACTTCCTCCCCCCGTTCCCTTAACCGCCGTCAGATGCTGGCGCGCACGGCCTTGGGCATGGGCGGAATGGCTTTTGCAGATCTTCTGGCGGAGGAAACAGGTTCCGTACGCCCCCTTGGCGCAGTACGCTCTGGCAGCCCCGGTCTGCCGCACTTCGCTCCTCGGGCAAAGCGGGTGATCTGTCTCTTCATGAGCGGGGGCATGACCCATCTGGAGACCTTTGACCACAAGCCGCTTCTGAATGAGCGCGTTGGGCAGGAACTGCCGGACTCCTTCAAGAAAGGGCGCTCCGTTCTGCTGGGCATGTCGGGCAACCAGGCCAAGTTCCCTCTTGTTGGCTCCTGGATCCCCTTCCAGCAGCACGGCAAATCCGGAGCCTGGCTCAGCGACGCCTTCCCCCATCTGGCCAAGATGGCGGATGACATGTGCTTCATCAAGTCCATGCACTCGGACGCGGTCAATCATGATCCGGCCATGACCTTCATGAGCACGGGAGCCCAGCTCCCAGGGCGCCCCAGCATGGGTGCCTGGCTCAGCTATGGCCTGGGCAGCCTGAATGACAATCTACCTTCGTTTGTGGTGCTCATTACCAAGGGAGCGGTGGACCAGCCACTCTCCACCCGGCTCTGGGACAGTGGTTTCCTCCCCACTCAGAACCAGGGCGTGCAGCTCCGGGCCGCCAAGGATCCCGTGCTTTTCCTGAGCAATCCTGCGGGCATCACGGAGGCCAACAATCGCCGCGCCATACGAGCCTTGCAGGAACTTCAGGCCCAAAGCGATGCACCCGAGGCTGCGCTTCAGGCGCGCCTGGAACAGTATGAAATGGCCTTTCGCATGCAGACCTCCGTACCCGAGGTGACGGACTTAAGCCAGGAAACGGACGCCGTGAAGGGGCTATACGGGCCTGAGGTCTCCACTCCGGGAACGTTCGCGGCCAACTGCCTCCTCGCCCGTCGTCTGGCCCAACGCGGGGTGCGCTACATTCAGCTCTACCAGCCCGGCTGGGACATGCATGGCAACATCCTGCGGGACTTCAAAGGCCTTTCGAGCCGGGTGGACCAGCCTGCCGCAGGGCTCCTGCAGGATTTGAAGAATCAAGGCATGCTGGATGACACGCTCGTGGTCTTCACCTCGGAATTCGGTCGCACCTGCTATTCTCAAGGCCGCCTCCGTGGCACCGGGTCCCAGATGGAATACGGGCGCGAGCATCACCGGGATTGCTTCAGTTCCTGGCTCGCTGGCGGCGGGGTCAAACCCGGTGTGAGCTACGGTGAAACGGATGAACTGGGCTTCGGCGTGGTCAAGGATCCCGTACACGTCCACGACCTGCACGCCACCATGCTGCACCTGCTGGGGATCGATCATGAGCGCTTCACCTTCCGCTTTCAAGGCCGTGACTTCCGGCTCACGGATGTCGCAGGCAAGGTGGTCACACCGATCCTGGCGTAG
- a CDS encoding sugar phosphate isomerase/epimerase family protein, with the protein MARPVTLFTGQWADIPLETLLGKVKTFGYDGVELGCWGDHFEVAKADQAYCDAKRALIEKAGLKCFAISAHLVGQAVCDNIDERHKQILPDYIYGDGDPEGVRQRAAEELIKTAHAAKRFGVSVVNGFTGSSIWHLVYSFPPNLPSQIENGYKDFAKRFTPILDEFQKLGIKFALEVHPTEIAFDIASAERALQAVNYHPAFGFNYDPSHFGYQGVDYVKFIYKFSDRIFHAHMKDVAWDLSNDTGVFGGHVDFHRPNRYWDFKSVGRGDINFEKIIRALNDIDYAGPLSVEWEDGGMDREFGATESAAFVKALDFPTSKIIFDAQFAEK; encoded by the coding sequence ATGGCCAGACCCGTCACTCTCTTCACCGGCCAGTGGGCCGACATCCCTCTGGAAACTCTGCTCGGCAAGGTCAAGACCTTTGGCTACGATGGCGTGGAACTTGGTTGCTGGGGTGACCACTTCGAAGTCGCCAAGGCGGACCAGGCTTACTGCGATGCCAAACGCGCTCTCATTGAGAAGGCTGGCCTCAAGTGCTTTGCCATCTCCGCCCACCTCGTGGGTCAGGCTGTCTGTGACAACATCGACGAACGTCACAAGCAGATCCTCCCCGACTACATCTACGGTGACGGCGATCCCGAAGGTGTGCGCCAGCGGGCCGCAGAGGAGTTGATCAAGACGGCACACGCTGCCAAGCGCTTCGGCGTCAGCGTGGTCAACGGCTTCACTGGCAGCAGCATCTGGCACCTGGTTTACAGCTTCCCGCCTAACCTCCCCAGCCAGATCGAAAACGGCTACAAGGACTTCGCCAAGCGCTTCACCCCCATCCTGGACGAGTTCCAGAAGCTGGGCATCAAGTTCGCTCTTGAAGTGCACCCCACCGAAATCGCCTTCGATATCGCGAGCGCAGAGCGTGCCCTTCAGGCCGTGAACTACCACCCTGCTTTCGGCTTCAACTATGACCCCTCCCACTTCGGCTACCAGGGGGTGGACTATGTGAAGTTCATCTACAAGTTCAGCGACCGCATCTTCCACGCCCACATGAAGGACGTGGCCTGGGATCTGAGCAACGACACCGGCGTCTTCGGCGGTCATGTGGACTTCCACCGCCCCAACCGCTACTGGGACTTCAAGTCCGTGGGTCGTGGCGACATCAACTTCGAGAAGATCATCCGCGCCCTCAACGACATCGACTATGCTGGCCCGCTCAGCGTCGAGTGGGAAGACGGCGGCATGGACCGCGAGTTCGGTGCCACCGAGTCCGCCGCCTTCGTCAAGGCCCTGGACTTCCCGACCTCGAAGATCATCTTCGACGCCCAGTTTGCTGAGAAGTAA
- a CDS encoding DUF1553 domain-containing protein: protein MPNLLPPPTPALARWFGLAVILTGGCVQAASGSPISFNFQVQPILAGSCYQCHGPDEKQRKGDLRLDVRADALKDGAIVPGKPEASSLIERLFSSDEDEVMPPPDSHKTIDGPQREVLKQWITEGAVYERHWSFTPPKSHAVPQPKAADAKILETFPLTSPVDAFVLNHLRVKGHEPALPASRERWLRRVTFDLTGLPPSLVELDAFLADTSPQAYEAVVDRLLASQRYGERMASDWLDAARYADSYGRHEDAESIVWPYRDWVIQAFNDNLPYDEFIVQQTAGDQLSVRPRTTEVLATAFNRLVPQSNEAGSNEEEFRQEHVADRIKTNSTAILGLTLECARCHDHKYDPLTQREYYQMAAFFNNISELGLFPRQTAGIPAPGLLLMSPSDEERNLQMLQEIKQAETAWDNLQGNSRERYREWVEDHGPPPPAAPVAHYEFESVGDRKRGQRKIFSDTLHPDKNTGVARQSIEPSEGVRGLGLRFEDDNGARFPHVGVFRRSDPFSIAIWIRPEESQNRAVVIHRTRSGLDAASRGYELLLNDLHPEFSLSHYAPGNSIRIRSKVAIPLKAWTHVVASYDGSSRSAGLRLYINGKAVEAEVMSDHLYRDILYRPEWGDYDAVRLQDNIDEEDVALTIGYRPNDKIIKNATFDDFKIFDKTLSPKEAALLALPPQPPKKQEERGFLAGIWYGLTHPFVGRAPDATPSPDAGYEAWLRDQDPQGQAALKKLHELRTAQDNLVNQAREIMVMREMEPRRPTYVLARGQFDQPGDQVFPETPASILPLPAEFPRNRLGLARWYVDRRNPLTARVAVNRIWQVFFGRGIVGTSEDFGIQGELPTHPELLDWLATDFMDHGWNVKRLCRMLVLSSAYRQSSTPLDPQLLQDDPDNRLLARGPRHRLAAEMIRDNALAISGLLVPTMGGPPVRPYLPDNLYEDSGVQIHYKQDHGEALWRRSLYTFWKRTLPPPTMTIFDAPSREFCLTRRDTTSTPMQSLAMLNAPEFVEAARTLAERLVRAHPQDRTARVTEAFRLTSSRSPRPGETAVLLKLLEEEHLHYSQTPQDVEALRTKNGEHPADASLPSVEVAATTMVVRVLLGSEEALLKE from the coding sequence ATGCCCAATCTTTTGCCTCCACCCACACCCGCCCTGGCGAGGTGGTTCGGGCTCGCCGTGATCTTGACAGGAGGCTGCGTTCAAGCCGCAAGCGGCAGTCCCATCAGCTTTAATTTTCAGGTGCAGCCCATCCTTGCGGGCAGTTGCTACCAGTGCCACGGCCCAGATGAAAAGCAGCGAAAGGGAGACCTTCGTCTCGATGTGCGTGCAGACGCTCTCAAAGACGGGGCAATCGTCCCCGGCAAGCCAGAGGCGAGCTCGCTGATTGAGCGCCTCTTTTCCAGTGATGAGGATGAGGTGATGCCGCCGCCGGACTCCCACAAGACCATTGACGGTCCCCAGCGGGAAGTGCTGAAGCAATGGATCACGGAAGGGGCCGTTTACGAGCGGCACTGGTCCTTTACCCCGCCCAAGTCTCACGCCGTTCCCCAGCCGAAGGCGGCAGACGCAAAGATTCTGGAGACCTTTCCCCTTACCAGCCCGGTGGATGCCTTTGTCCTGAATCACCTCAGGGTCAAAGGTCACGAGCCCGCCCTCCCCGCCTCGCGGGAGCGCTGGCTGCGGAGAGTCACTTTCGACCTCACCGGCCTGCCGCCTTCCCTCGTGGAATTGGACGCTTTCCTGGCTGACACGTCACCGCAGGCCTATGAGGCCGTGGTGGACCGCCTCCTGGCCAGTCAACGGTATGGGGAAAGGATGGCTTCCGACTGGCTGGATGCTGCCCGCTACGCGGATTCGTATGGACGCCACGAGGATGCTGAAAGCATCGTCTGGCCGTACCGGGACTGGGTCATCCAGGCCTTCAATGACAACCTGCCGTATGACGAGTTTATCGTCCAGCAAACCGCCGGCGATCAACTGTCCGTCCGCCCCCGGACGACAGAGGTACTGGCCACCGCTTTCAACCGGCTGGTGCCGCAATCGAACGAGGCGGGAAGCAACGAGGAAGAGTTTCGCCAGGAACACGTAGCGGACCGGATCAAGACCAACTCGACTGCGATCCTGGGGCTGACCCTGGAGTGCGCCCGCTGTCACGACCACAAGTACGATCCCCTCACTCAGCGGGAGTACTATCAGATGGCAGCCTTTTTCAATAATATCTCTGAGCTCGGTCTTTTCCCCCGGCAGACCGCGGGCATCCCCGCTCCAGGATTGCTGCTCATGAGTCCATCGGACGAGGAGCGCAATCTGCAAATGCTACAGGAGATCAAGCAGGCAGAAACTGCGTGGGACAACCTTCAGGGCAACAGTCGTGAACGCTACCGCGAGTGGGTGGAGGACCACGGCCCTCCACCCCCAGCAGCCCCGGTGGCACACTACGAGTTCGAAAGCGTGGGCGATAGGAAACGCGGCCAGCGGAAGATCTTCTCCGACACCCTGCACCCGGACAAGAACACCGGCGTGGCGCGTCAATCCATCGAACCCAGCGAAGGGGTCCGCGGACTCGGCCTGAGGTTCGAGGATGACAATGGTGCCAGGTTTCCTCATGTCGGCGTGTTCCGGCGGTCGGACCCTTTTTCGATTGCCATCTGGATCCGTCCGGAAGAGTCGCAGAACCGTGCGGTGGTGATCCATCGCACCCGCAGTGGCCTGGATGCCGCCAGCCGCGGCTACGAGCTGCTCCTTAATGATCTCCACCCCGAGTTCTCGCTGAGTCACTACGCGCCCGGCAACTCCATCCGGATTCGATCCAAGGTGGCCATCCCGCTGAAGGCATGGACGCATGTCGTTGCCAGCTATGACGGCTCCAGCCGCTCGGCTGGGCTGCGACTGTACATCAATGGCAAAGCGGTCGAGGCGGAGGTGATGTCAGATCACTTGTATCGAGATATCCTGTACCGTCCCGAATGGGGCGACTACGATGCCGTCCGGCTCCAGGACAATATCGATGAAGAAGATGTCGCCCTCACGATCGGCTATCGCCCCAACGACAAGATCATCAAGAACGCCACGTTCGACGATTTCAAGATCTTCGACAAGACGCTGTCCCCCAAGGAAGCCGCCCTGTTGGCCCTACCTCCCCAGCCGCCCAAGAAGCAGGAAGAGCGCGGCTTCCTGGCTGGCATCTGGTATGGCCTGACGCATCCATTTGTGGGCCGGGCCCCGGATGCCACCCCCTCACCTGACGCCGGGTATGAAGCCTGGCTGAGAGATCAGGACCCGCAGGGCCAGGCGGCGCTGAAGAAACTACACGAGCTGCGCACCGCCCAGGACAATCTGGTGAATCAGGCCAGAGAGATCATGGTCATGCGTGAGATGGAGCCGCGCCGTCCTACTTATGTGCTGGCGAGAGGACAGTTCGACCAGCCCGGAGATCAGGTATTTCCAGAAACCCCCGCGAGTATTCTGCCGTTGCCCGCAGAGTTTCCCCGCAACCGTCTGGGCCTCGCCCGCTGGTATGTGGACAGACGAAACCCGCTCACCGCCCGCGTAGCAGTCAACCGCATCTGGCAGGTGTTCTTCGGGCGCGGCATTGTCGGGACCTCTGAGGACTTTGGCATCCAGGGCGAACTGCCCACCCACCCGGAATTGCTGGACTGGCTGGCGACCGACTTCATGGACCATGGCTGGAACGTAAAACGGCTGTGTCGCATGCTCGTGCTCTCCTCCGCCTACCGGCAGTCCTCCACGCCCCTTGATCCTCAGTTGCTGCAAGATGACCCGGACAATCGTCTGCTGGCCCGCGGCCCCCGCCACCGGCTCGCCGCGGAGATGATCCGGGACAACGCACTCGCCATCAGCGGCTTGCTTGTTCCAACCATGGGCGGGCCTCCCGTACGCCCCTATCTGCCGGACAATCTCTACGAGGATTCCGGCGTCCAGATCCACTACAAGCAGGATCATGGCGAGGCCTTGTGGAGACGCAGTCTCTATACCTTCTGGAAGCGCACCCTGCCGCCTCCCACCATGACGATCTTCGACGCGCCCAGTCGTGAGTTCTGCCTCACCCGGCGGGACACGACCAGCACCCCCATGCAGTCCCTGGCAATGCTCAATGCACCGGAATTTGTGGAAGCTGCTCGCACGTTGGCGGAACGCCTAGTCAGAGCCCATCCGCAGGATCGGACCGCCCGGGTCACCGAGGCCTTCCGGCTCACCTCTAGTCGCAGCCCTCGACCCGGAGAGACCGCCGTTCTTCTCAAGCTGCTGGAGGAGGAGCACCTCCACTACAGCCAGACTCCGCAGGACGTTGAAGCGCTGCGCACAAAAAATGGCGAGCATCCGGCGGATGCGAGCCTGCCCTCCGTAGAAGTGGCCGCCACGACCATGGTGGTCCGCGTTTTGCTCGGCAGCGAGGAGGCTTTGTTGAAGGAATGA